Genomic window (Neodiprion lecontei isolate iyNeoLeco1 chromosome 7, iyNeoLeco1.1, whole genome shotgun sequence):
ctaaagTTTTCCCTGTGTATACGCGGAGAGCATAGGTGTATCCCGATCCACAGCACAacttaaatattttaattccatATTTATGGCACTTTTGTTTTAAATACTGCCTAAATACAATGCGGCCACGAAATGGAATCAAGGATTCGTCAATACATATGTCCTCGGTCggattgtaatattttttgtaattggTCTCCAAAATGTCTATAATTggttgtattttatttaaacgatTGGAACCATTATCTTTTTCGTTGTCTACAAAATGTAGCATTCTTAGTAATAATTCAAATCGGTTCCTTGACATGACCGCTTTTGCAAACGTTTGCAAATAGGCAGGATCATTAGACCAATAATGATGTATGGCCGGCAATTTTACTAATCCCATCCATAGGACGAGTCCAAAAAATCTCTTTATTTCAGACGTACTTGTTTCTGTCCACTTTGCCAAGCGCTGCGTGTATCCAGCTTCTATTTTCTGTGCtgtatataaatttgtttGTTCGGCAATTTGCTCGATCAGTTCATCCGGCACAAATAATTGATAGCTGGTTTCTACGGCTATATCTGATCCTATATGCTCCCTTACAAACCTCGAAGGATGTGTAAATGGTACAATCTTTGGCTGATTGCCTCTCGGGTCATGCCATTCCTCAACaatctcctcctcctcgtcagAGGATAAAAATACATCCATTCTAGGCCGTTTTctagcaaaaataatttcattgctgCTGTCGCTTTCACACTCTCGGACTGACATTTTGACGCTCAGGgctaaagaaaatttttgtctgCACGGAGCCAAGAACTGTAATGAACTGGTTTGTCGCAAAGGGAATACCGGCCACGCATCCATTTCGAAGAAATCTTATATGGGCGCGCCAAGCGGTaaggaaaacaaaacagaCTTGGCGCGTAACTCGTTGAATCAATGACTATAGGTATCACGTTCCAAACGTACACAATGTTCTACTGCGATCGGAAACACCGGTCCTTCAATACCAGCTCTTCAATCGAAGCGGCGCGCGTGGCCTGAACGGGATTGTCTTAGAAATACGCGTGGCGCTCAACGTGTTAAGGATGTTTTGTTTATAGGCTCCGGAGAATTTTGTATGGCCGAAACTCTTTCtggcaaaaattttatgcCCTGAGCTGAGACTAGGTGCCCAAGAAACTGCACCTCTTGCACGCCGATTATACATTTTGACTGATTTAGCGTTATTCCTTCCTTACTGATACGTTTCAGAGCCTCTCTCAAGGTCGCGTCGTGCTGCTCCATGGATTCCCCATAGATCAGTATATCGTCCATGTGAACGATTACGTTTGCCATGTCgtcaaaaattctcaaaaagaCCTCCGCGAACAAGTCTGGCGCTGAATTGATTCCGAACGGTAATCTTTTAAACGCATATCTCCCTAACGGGGTAATGAAAGTCGTTAGTTCTTGGCTCTGTCGATCCAACTTTATCTGGTAAAATCCCGATTTAGCGTCTAGTTTGCTGAAGAATTTAGCCCGTCTCATACGTGCCAGAGAAATATCGACATTTAAAATTGGGAAGACAGGCCTTAGTAGGTTCTTATTGACCTGAGTGTAATCTCCGCAAACTCTAACCGTTTCGCCTTTCGGAATGCAAACTATAGGGCTACACCACTTTGTCGGCTCTTTTACGCGCTCTATTACATCGTCTTTTTCCATCTTGGCTAATTCGTTCTTTAACTTAGGAAGCAGCGGTATCGGTACTGATCGAGGGACTGAGTGGCTGAACAGAATAGTATCGCGCTTTagatgaattttaaattcttgCTTGAAATTTCCGAGGCCCTTGAAAATTTCCGGAAATTCTTGCTCGATGTGCACCGACGAATTTTCACTAGCCTGGAGCGGGCCCATTATTCGCACCAGATTAAAGATTTTAATCGCGTCTTTTCCGAAAAGGTTCTTCCGAAGGTTTTTTATTATGCAACATCGCACCTGTTTAGCAAGACTGTTGATTCTTATCGTTACGAGCAGCACTCCGACTACGTCTAAATATTTCCTATCGGGACCCTgcacattcatttttttttggaattatcTTACCTAGCTCGCTTACTGGGACGTCGCAGTATTTCACACAGGTTATGTCTGCCCCCGTATTTATGTGGAATTTTCTGCTCTGCTGAAAATCGACGATGAAGGCATCCGCGTCGAAGTCGTTGTTGCTTCCGCTTTGCGAGACGTTCCCCAGGAAATAAACATTGCTggtctcttcttcttcttcttctgtaACCTCGCTCGTTGCGGCTTGTGCAAGATTCACCGATTTTGATCGGCAGACTTTGTCCCAATGACCGATCTTTCCGCAGCTGCGACATTTTGAGGTTAGCGCTGGACATTTGTTGTTTCTGTGGAATTTCAGGTCGCATCTCGAACAATCCGTATTTCGTCCTTTCGGCGCGGAGGGTTGGCCACCGCCGGTGACAACTTTCACTCTATCGATGTCGATGACTTCGGGAGCTACCGGTAGAGATTTTACTTGCCGACGCTGATCTTCGGTTTGGCGAGCGATAGTCACGGCGGAATCTAAGGTTAGGTCGGACTTGAGTTGCAAGCGCTCTTTTGTTCGCGTGTCGGTTAGCCCCATGACGATGCGGTCTCTAATTAACTCGTCCCTTAGCTGACCATAATTGCACTTTTCCGTCATAACGTGCAACGCTGTGACGTATTGGTCGACTGTTTCTCCGGCGAGCTGAGATCGAGAGTTGAAACGAGACCTCTCGAAGACAACGTTTTTCTTTGGCTCGAAATAGTCCGTGAAGGCTTGCATCACGTCTTCAAAACTCTTACCGTCGGGCTTGTTGGGATATTTCGGATGAGAAGGAAAAGGTTTCCGTATTAATTAGTTGACGATAATGTTTGGATGAAACTCGATAATAAACTTTATTGATACATAAGCAAACGACGTGGTTACTCGCTCTCCTTCGCCGGAAGACTAAAACGCTCTACGGACATCCGTGCACACCAGCGCTCCTCTCGTCAACCACACACACTGCACCTCCTTTACAGCGCACGCAGGCGCGGGAGATACGAGTTTGATAAACTCACTTTCTCAACACACTCACCGTTTGAGAACTCGTTATTGCTAACAGACTAGACAACAACTGAAATTGCTTTCTCGGCAACGCTTTAGTAAATATATCGGCTCTTTGGCCCTCAGTAGGAAATATTTCACTTCGATGTCTCGACTAGCTACTTTCTCACGTACATAATGAAACTTAATGTCTATGTGTTTTGTGCGCTTATggtactctgaattttttgcaaGCTTAATCGCGCTTTGATTGTCGATCCAGATTACCGTCGGTTTACTATTTTGCACACCGAGCTCTTCGAATAATTTCCTTAGCCAAACAGCCTCACGTGCAGCAGCTGTCGCAGCCACGTACTCCGACTCCGTGGTGCTAAGCGTTACAATTTTCTGCCGCTGGCTCGACCACGAAACTAACCCGTTTGCGAACATAAACGCGTACCCGGTCGTCGATCGACGCGTTTCTATGTCGTCCGCAAAATCAGCATCACAATACCCGATTAGCTCTGATTCATTTCCGCCACTCTTGTAAAGTATACCTCGTCCCCGTGTACCGACTAGATAAGCGAAGATTCTCTTTGCAGCCATCCACTGCGCGCGACTATGTTTATTCAGGTACTTCGAGACTAGATCAACCGCAAACGCGATATCGGGACGAGATACAACCGCTAAAAACATTAGTGACCCGACCGCTTCTCGATACGGCACATCCACACACTCGTTTTCATGCTCTACCGGATACAACGTGACATTAGGATCAGCAGGCACACACACACTTTTCGCATCCAGCATACCAAACTTTTCTAACATTTTTTCAGCATACTCGGACTGGTGTACGAACATCGATTTCTTAACACGATTTCATTCGATCTGCAAGCCTACGAATCGCGACGCGTCACCGATTGTTATCTTAAACGTACTCTTTAAGTGGTCTAGCACGACACCGAGCACTTGATTCGTTTTCGCAGCCACGAAGCCATCGTCGACAAACAATGCCAGGAAGATATTCTCATTCTCGACGCACCCCTTAAATATGCACTGATCCGCACTACCCTGGGAGAAACtgaatttctttaaaaattcagtaaatttgAAGTTCCAGCACCTGGGTGCCTGTTTCAATCCGTAGAGCGACTGTTTTATTTGCACACATATTCGCCACGCCCTTCCGCACTTCTTTCGACGATAAGGCCCTCgggaattttcataaaaatgtccTCTTCGAGTTCGCCGTAGAGAAAGGCCGTGCAGACGTCGAACTGTGCCAGCTCGTGATCCTCTTGTGTCGTCTTTGCCAGAAATGCCCGAAGAGAGTCATAACAAATGACGGGCGCGAACGTCTCATTGTAATCTACACCCTCTCGCTGCAATAAACCTCGGGCGCACAGACGTGCCTTGTATCGACACTCACCCGTTGCTGACCTCTGAACGACCTTGAACACCCATTTTGAGTCTATCAGTTTATTGTTCGACTTCTTGTCGACCACGGTCCAAGTTCGGTTTTCATCGTGAGCGAGCAGCTCCTGATTAATGGCCTCCGACCATTTTGCCCCATCAGGTCCGTTTACAGCCTCTCGGAATGTTGTAGGTGCCTTGCACTCCGCAAAATCAATGTCGTCTAGATACCTGTTGGGCGGTCGAATCAGTCTCCGATCCCTGAGTTGACGTCCGACAGGTTCTCCACGATCCTCGGCCTCTGCTTCCTCGTTCGGCTGTTCGTTGCGTTGACCCTCTCGCTGCTCGTCGCACTCAGCTTCCACGTCCGATCCATCAGACGCCTCGTTTtctttactgaatttcagcgaCTCTTCTTCGGACTCGCCCAAGCTCGTACTCTCGTCAGCAAAAGTTTCGTTAAACACGACATCGCGAAACACAACTATCGATTTCTTCTTTAGATCGTACAATCGATAGTTCGAGGATTCGTCCTGGTATCCCACCAGTACCAACTTTTTCGCCTTGTCGTCGAGCTTCTTGCGAGATTGTTTCGGGATATGCGCATACGCAATCGACCCGAAAACTCGTACGTGTCCCAGCTCTGGCTTCCTTCCGGTCCACTCTTCGAACgctgtttttatattttctctgctCGAATGGGTCGTCCTGTTGAGAATATAGACCGCCGTACTCACGGCTTCAGCCCACAGTGCCTTGGGAAAATTCGTCGCCCGAAGCATCGTCCTCGCACTCTCAAAAATCGTACGATTTGCTCTCTCGGCCTTCCCGTTTTGTTCCGGCGTGTGTGGTGCTGAATTTTCCATAACTATCCCTCGTTCTTTCAGGTACGCGGCAAACCTTTTGTTCTTATATTCACCGCCATTGTCCGACCTCACGATCTTCAGCTTCGCACCGAACTTGTTCTCGACCATTTTACCGTAAGCCTTGAATTTTTCGAGCACTTCATCCTTGTGACGAAGAAAGTCCACATGACAAAAATTCGAAGCTTCGTCGATGAACGTAACGAAATAGCTAGCGCCACCCTGTGAATTCACCTGCATCGGTCCACACACGTCGGTATGCACGCACTCACCCGGCTTCAGTTCTCGCGACCTCGAACTCTCTTTAAACGGCTTTCGGTGTGCTTTTCCAAGCTGACAGGGCTcgcagaaaaattttccgacgtTCTTTAGCTTCACGCCAGTCAcacgttcatttttcaccatgtCCTCGAGAGCACGCGCACCAACATGTCCTAAACGCTCATGCCACTTTTTCAGATCGGCCGTCGATACATTTACTTCCATCGACTGTCGATAACACCACGCGAACAAGCATTGGATAAATCGAATGGCCGAGACCCACACCAGTCATCACTATTTCGTCCTTCAACGTCACTGTTACACTCTCCTCGTCGATCCCGATGAAACAACCTTTCTTGGCACAGGCTCCCAACGCTAAccgatttttcttcatctccgGAACATACAACACTTTCTCGAACCGCACAGAATTCCATCGA
Coding sequences:
- the LOC107217780 gene encoding uncharacterized protein K02A2.6-like; its protein translation is MQAFTDYFEPKKNVVFERSRFNSRSQLAGETVDQYVTALHVMTEKCNYGQLRDELIRDRIVMGLTDTRTKERLQLKSDLTLDSAVTIARQTEDQRRQVKSLPVAPEVIDIDRVKVVTGGGQPSAPKGRNTDCSRCDLKFHRNNKCPALTSKCRSCGKIGHWDKVCRSKSVNLAQAATSEVTEEEEEETSNVYFLGNVSQSGSNNDFDADAFIVDFQQSRKFHINTGADITCVKYCDVPGPDRKYLDVVGVLLVTIRINSLAKQVRCCIIKNLRKNLFGKDAIKIFNLVRIMGPLQASENSSVHIEQEFPEIFKGLGNFKQEFKIHLKRDTILFSHSVPRSVPIPLLPKLKNELAKMEKDDVIERVKEPTKWCSPIVCIPKGETVRVCGDYTQVNKNLLRPVFPILNVDISLARMRRAKFFSKLDAKSGFYQIKLDRQSQELTTFITPLGRYAFKRLPFGINSAPDLFAEVFLRIFDDMANVIVHMDDILIYGESMEQHDATLREALKRISKEGITLNQSKCIIGVQEVQFLGHLVSAQGIKFLPERVSAIQNSPEPINKTSLTR
- the LOC107217781 gene encoding piggyBac transposable element-derived protein 4 — its product is MSVRECESDSSNEIIFARKRPRMDVFLSSDEEEEIVEEWHDPRGNQPKIVPFTHPSRFVREHIGSDIAVETSYQLFVPDELIEQIAEQTNLYTAQKIEAGYTQRLAKWTETSTSEIKRFFGLVLWMGLVKLPAIHHYWSNDPAYLQTFAKAVMSRNRFELLLRMLHFVDNEKDNGSNRLNKIQPIIDILETNYKKYYNPTEDICIDESLIPFRGRIVFRQYLKQKCHKYGIKIFKLCCGSGYTYALRVYTGKTLEKEKTTPTNIVMSLCEDLFDKGHTLYTDNWYTSLELAEKLISKNTHLVGTLRTNRRGNSHQVLSTKLKRGEIIAKENNQGITILKWKDKKDILALSTKHSSEMVNVECRFGSQIKPQIIVDYNRQKSAVDLSDQMNAYNNPLRKSLKCSHVTRCQPPMGDAA